The DNA region TGTAACCGATAAAAGTGCGTTGGAATGCGCTAAAGAACTTCTTTCAAAGGTAAAAAAACATGGGTAAAATTTTTATATATTTAATGCTTGCTGTTGCTACTCTTACGGCTTCGGAAATAAAGTGGGCAAAAGATTTTAACAGCGGAGTTGCAGAAGCAAAAAAAGTCAATAAGCCGATACTTTTCGTATCTTCAAGACATTCATGCAAGTATTGTGTCATGTTGGATGAAACCACATTTAAAGATAAAAGAGTTATTGAAGAACTTAATAAAAATTTTGTATCAATAATCTCTTATAGCGACAAAAACGATTATATGCCCAAAGAGCTGTGGCAACCCGGTACCCCTGCAATATGGTTTTTAGAGCCGAGTGCAGAACCGATGTATCAGCCGTTAATGGGTGCGATTGATGCCGAAAATTTTTTAAAAGCATTGGCTATTATAAATGAAGAATTTGGCAAGGGAAAAAATAAAAAATGATTTTTACAAATTCAAAAAGTAGTGATTTCAAAGCTGAGTTCGATGAGCTTCTCGGGCGAGGCAAAATGGATATAGCCTCTGTCAGTACAATAGTCGGAAATATTATCGGTGAAATAAAAAGTGAAAAAAACGAGGCGCTAAAACGACATATTGCCAAGTTTGACAAGTGGACTCCAAAGAGCGATGAAGATTTGAAAATTTCGACGGAGTCTATGAGTAGGGCATATGCAAATCTTGATGAAAAGCTGAAAAGCTCTTTACATTTGGCATATGACAGAATTAAAATATACCATGAGAAGCAAAAACCGAGATCTTGGTTTGACGATGAACCAAACGGAACTATTTTGGGTCAGAGAGTTACTCCGGTCGATAGCGCGGGGCTTTATATACCGGGCGGAAAAGCAGCTTATCCCTCATCGCTTCTTATGAATGTTATTCCGGCGCAGGTTGCAGGGGTTGAGAAGATAGTAGTTTGTACGCCGACACCCGACAATGAGCCGAATGAACTTTTGCTTGCGGCTTGTCATTTATGCGGAGTAAGTGAAGTTTATAAAGTCGGAGGTGCCAGTGCTATTGCTGCTATGGCATACGGTACCCAGACTATTCCAAAAGTCGATGTTATCACGGGACCGGGAAATATTTTTGTTGCAACGGCAAAAAAGATGGTTTTTGGCGATGTAAATATTGATATGATTGCAGGACCGAGCGAGATAGGGATACTTGCGGACGATAGCGCAAACCCGTCGCATTTGGCAATTGATATGCTCTCTCAAGCTGAGCATGACGAGATGGCAAGCTCGATTTTAATTACTCCGTCGCAGAAGTTAGCCGATAGTGTAAGAGTCGAACTTGAAAATTGGCTAAAAAAACTTCCCAGAGAAGAGATAGCAAGAAAGTCTATTGAGGAGAGAGGCGCGATAATCGTAACTGCAGATATGGAAGAGGCAATTGAGTTAATGAATGAAATTGCACCTGAGCATTTAGAAGTAGCAACACTCTCTCCTTTTGAACTTCTGCCGCTTATAAAGCATGCAGGGGCGATATTTTTAGGACACAATACTCCTGAAGCAGTTGGTGATTATGTAGCAGGTCCAAACCATACTTTGCCAACCGGAGGAACTGCCAAATTTTACTCTCCGCTGGGAGTTGAAAACTTTATGAAAAAGACATCAATTATCTCATTTAGCTCTAAAGCTATAAACGAGATAGGCGAAGAGTGCGCATTAATTGCAAAAACGGAGGGGTTGACTGCACATGAACTCTCGGTCAGAATCAGACTTTATAAATAGATATATGTTGTTAGATGTGCTTTAATATTATTAAAATTAAGCTATCAAAAAATTGATAGCTTAAATAACTTCTTCAATTAATAATCCAAATATTCCCAAAAAATAAAAAATATTATAAAATTATCACATTTTTATAACAAGTTTAAGCTTTATATAGGTAGTATTTAAGAAGTAAGAATTCATAAAACTTGCAAAATAAGGGTTTCTTTTTAAAAAGATTAACTAAAGTTATAAATCTTAAAATTTGTCTATACAAGGGCTATAAGGAGAATATATGCAATTAGGCTTCCTGGTTGATTTACATCTATGTATGGGATGTAAAGGGTGTGAGGTCGCATGTAAAGTGGAAAATGAAGTTCCGCTGAGTACATGGAGACTTCGTGTTAAATATGTAGATGTAGGAACTTTTCCTGAAACAAGAAGAACATTTACGCCGCTAAGATGTAACCATTGTGAGAATGCGCCGTGTGAGAGAATCTGTCCGGTTAGCGCACTTCACTATTTAGAAAACGGTATTGTAAATATCGACAAAGAGCGTTGTATCGGTTGTGCCGGTTGTGTTATGGCTTGTCCTTACGGAGCAATTTATATCGATCCTCAAACTCAAACTGCCGATAAATGTACATTCTGTGCTCACCGCGTGGCTTCATCAATGATGCCTGCATGTGTTGTTGCATGTCCTGTTCAGGCGAATATTTTTGGAGATTTAGAAGATCCGACTTCCAATATTTCCAAATATATTCAAATTCATCAAGGCGGAGTTCAAGTGCGTAAACCTGAAAAAGGAACAAATCCTCATCACTTTTATGTCGGCGGCGGAAATGTTACGCTTAACCCGCTTGCTTCTCATAGAACGCATGGACACTCACTGTTTAATAACATCACAACACTTCCAGTAGGAGGACATCACTAATGGCACATGAAATATTAGCAGCGACAAATGCTGTAGTTACTTTAGATGCAGCAATACCGGGAATAGTATGGCCTTGGTTGGTTACGGTAAATATGTGGGCGAAGAGCATAGGAACAGGCGTTATTTTTATGCTTTTTATGCTTCTTAGAATGTACCCTGAACAAGCAGGAAAGTTGAGATTGCCGACGGCAATAGTTGCTTTTGTGTTTATCAATATCTTCTTGTTGTTTACACTTGCGGATTTGCATCAGCCGTTTAGAATGTGGCATATATTTGTTTATTCAAACTGGACATCTGCAATAGCAATAGGTTCTTTTATGGCTTCAACATTTCTCGGTCTTTTAACGCTTCTTGTGTTCTTTGCATGGAAGAAAAATGACGAAGCTTATGATAAATTATTGTTATGGGTAACAATCCTTGCAATTCCTGTTACACTTTACACTGCCGGTCTAATGGCTCAGTGTACGGCTCGTGAATTATGGCAAATGCCGACAGAGTCTGCTCAAATGATTTTAGCAGCACTACTTTCCGGTTCTGCATTTATGATTTTGCTTGGTGGAAATAATCTTAGTAATGAAGCAAAAAACAGTTTAGGGGTTGTTCTTGGACTAAGTGCGTTAATGGCGTTTATTATCTATATGTCTGAGTATATATTCGGACCGATGAAAGCAGAAGAAGTTGCAGCTACTATTGATTATGTCAAAAGCGGCGGACAATACTCGGTTATGTTTTGGATAGGTCAGTGGATGACATACCTTTTACCAATGTTATTTATTGTCTTAAGTAGAACAAGCAAGAGCGATAGCATTTTAAAATTAGCTGCTATTTTGGCATTAGTCGGTTTGGCTATAGTAAAACATGTATGGCTAATGATTCCACAATTATTACCAATGAGTTAGGGAGAAAATTGAATGTATTTAGAAAGTAGAAGAACATTTTTAAAAGGCGCTGCATTTACTGTTGCAGGTGCTACTATTGCAAAGGGTGTATTTACATCCGATGCTATCGCT from Sulfurimonas sp. includes:
- the hisD gene encoding histidinol dehydrogenase, yielding MIFTNSKSSDFKAEFDELLGRGKMDIASVSTIVGNIIGEIKSEKNEALKRHIAKFDKWTPKSDEDLKISTESMSRAYANLDEKLKSSLHLAYDRIKIYHEKQKPRSWFDDEPNGTILGQRVTPVDSAGLYIPGGKAAYPSSLLMNVIPAQVAGVEKIVVCTPTPDNEPNELLLAACHLCGVSEVYKVGGASAIAAMAYGTQTIPKVDVITGPGNIFVATAKKMVFGDVNIDMIAGPSEIGILADDSANPSHLAIDMLSQAEHDEMASSILITPSQKLADSVRVELENWLKKLPREEIARKSIEERGAIIVTADMEEAIELMNEIAPEHLEVATLSPFELLPLIKHAGAIFLGHNTPEAVGDYVAGPNHTLPTGGTAKFYSPLGVENFMKKTSIISFSSKAINEIGEECALIAKTEGLTAHELSVRIRLYK
- a CDS encoding DUF255 domain-containing protein, with the protein product MGKIFIYLMLAVATLTASEIKWAKDFNSGVAEAKKVNKPILFVSSRHSCKYCVMLDETTFKDKRVIEELNKNFVSIISYSDKNDYMPKELWQPGTPAIWFLEPSAEPMYQPLMGAIDAENFLKALAIINEEFGKGKNKK
- the nrfD gene encoding NrfD/PsrC family molybdoenzyme membrane anchor subunit — encoded protein: MAHEILAATNAVVTLDAAIPGIVWPWLVTVNMWAKSIGTGVIFMLFMLLRMYPEQAGKLRLPTAIVAFVFINIFLLFTLADLHQPFRMWHIFVYSNWTSAIAIGSFMASTFLGLLTLLVFFAWKKNDEAYDKLLLWVTILAIPVTLYTAGLMAQCTARELWQMPTESAQMILAALLSGSAFMILLGGNNLSNEAKNSLGVVLGLSALMAFIIYMSEYIFGPMKAEEVAATIDYVKSGGQYSVMFWIGQWMTYLLPMLFIVLSRTSKSDSILKLAAILALVGLAIVKHVWLMIPQLLPMS
- a CDS encoding 4Fe-4S dicluster domain-containing protein → MQLGFLVDLHLCMGCKGCEVACKVENEVPLSTWRLRVKYVDVGTFPETRRTFTPLRCNHCENAPCERICPVSALHYLENGIVNIDKERCIGCAGCVMACPYGAIYIDPQTQTADKCTFCAHRVASSMMPACVVACPVQANIFGDLEDPTSNISKYIQIHQGGVQVRKPEKGTNPHHFYVGGGNVTLNPLASHRTHGHSLFNNITTLPVGGHH